AAAGCAGCCGAACTGCTCTCCGGCCCCTGGCGCGATACGCTCAATGCAGCCACCATGCTCGGCCAGAGTAAAAACGTCCACCAGGCTGAAATCGACGCAGCCTGCGAACTGGCCGACTTTTTCCGCTTCAACGTCTATTTCATGGCCCGTATCTATCAGGACCAGCCATTGAATGCGCCGGGCGTCTGGAATCGTATGGAATACCGACCGCTGGAAGGGTTCGTCTTTGCCGTCACGCCCTTCAATTTCACCTCGATCCAGGGCAACCTGCCTACCGCCCCGGCCCTCATGGGCAACACGGTGGTGTGGAAGCCGGCTACCACCGCCGTCTATTCAGCCTACTTTCTCTACAAACTCCTGGAAGAAGCCGGCCTGCCTCCCGGTGTCATCAACATGGTGCCGGGCCATGGACCGGACGTGGGCGATACCGTCTTTGCCTCCCCCCATCTGGCAGGCCTGCACTTTACGGGCTCGACCGAAACGTTCCGTCGCATGTGGCGCACCATCGGCGAAAACATCGATCGCTATCGGGCCTATCCGCGCATCGTGGGTGAGACTGGCGGCAAGGACTTCATCGTGGCCCACGCCTCAGCCGACCCCGAGGCCGTCGCCACCGCTATCGTACGCGGAAGCTTCGAATACCAGGGGCAGAAATGCTCGGCCGCCTCGCGTGTCTATCTGCCAGACTCCCTCTGGCCACGCATCCGGGAGGCCCTTCTCGACCAGCTCCGCGAAGTGAAAATGGGCACGGTCGAGGACTTCACGAACTTTATCAACGCCGTAATCGATAAAAAGGCCTTCGACAAGATTGTTGGCTACATTGAGGAGGCCAAGCAAAACCCGAACGTCAAGGTGCTCTACGGCGGTAACTACTCGGACAAAGAAGGCTACTTCATCGAACCCACTGTGCTGGAGGTGGCCGATCCGAAACATCGCACCATGTGCGAGGAAATCTTTGGACCGGTGGTGTCGATTTACGTCTATCCAGAGGCTCGCTTTGAGGAAACCCTGGACCTGGTGAACAACACCTCCCCCTACGCCCTGACCGGGTCGATCTTTGCCCGGGACCGCCAGGCTATCCAGCTGGCCACCGAACGCCTGGTCGATGCGGCGGGCAACTTCTACATCAACGACAAGCCAACCGGCGCCATTGTGGCCCAGCAACCCTTCGGAGGCGCCCGGGCTTCAGGCACTAATGACAAAGCCGGTTCGTACCTGAACCTGCTGCGCTGGGTCTCGCCGCGCGCTATTAAAGAAACGTTTGTCCCCCCCCGCCACTTCAAGTATCCCTATCTGGAGCCGGATACTGAAGTGGCGGCCGATCAGGCCACCATGGTTTCATCCTGATCCATACACAGGACCCGGCCAGCAGCGGCCGGGTCTTTTTTATGACACCGTGGGGACCACCTACTTCAGCCGCTTTCATCCTGCGCAAACGCCCGACCTGTGGGCGTTTCGGACGGCGCTATTGCGTCCGCTGGCTACATGTCTGCTGGCGCTGGCCGTCGCACTCCTGATCCGAACCCTGCAAGCCCAACCGCTTGGCCTGTGGCTACTGCTGGGACTCCCGGTGGCCGTGCTGGTGGCCCTGGGATGGACCTACTACTGGATGCAGCAAACGCTGGCCGAGCTGCACCTGCACGACGGCACAATCGTACTTCGAAGCATCTGGGATGTGCTCACAGGGCGGCACCCTCCACCACGTCGATTGCTGGGGGTTCGCCGCGACCACGACCGCACCCACCTGTTCTGCGTGGATACACTCTACACGTTACGCGATGCCGATTGGCCGGAAATGCCCCGGCTGGTAGCCACACTGTACGCCCAGCGCCATTACGTCAATACCGGCGCCTTCGACTCAACCGGAGACGAGGCAGGCCACCCATCGCCTGCTACCGGCTGAAGCCAGGCATCCAGCAGACTAACGGCCAGCATGGCTTCCGTTGCCTGATCAGCAGCTTGATAATACCACGATCGATAGGGCTCGGGCCATCCTGTCGGATAGAACAGGCGCCGGGCTTGTTCACGCGACAGCCCCAGCAGTCGGGCCGCTGCTCGTCCGATAAAGCCATCGTCACGCTGCACGCTCAACCGCAACAGGGTGGGCTCATCACAATAGTTACTTAGCAGCAGCACATGTCCTGCAATACAGCAACGGAAGCCTTCAGGCGGAGCCCCTGCCATCAACACCGCACGTATGTTGCGTGCCCAGGCCCATTGTGCCGCACAGAATCGCTCCGGATACTGTGCGATGTGCTGCCGAACCTGCCGCAACAATGCTCGGTTCATTGGTAAAAAATATTGGGTGCTTATGCTTTCCGATCGGTCTATCTCGCCGAATTTTATGCCGGATCAGCCGTCGCGTTCACCCCGGCCCAACACCAACTGCCTCCAGAGTCCGGACACCCATTGGTGGGATTACTGCCCGAACTGCGGGCATCGGCTGGAAAATCACCGTTGCAAATATCGCTGCCCCAACTGCCACTACTTTATGTCCTGCAGCGACTTCGATTGAGCATGATCACGCTGGACCGCACGCAACCGTTGCATGAGCAGCTGGTGGCACAACTACGCTACCTGATCGCACGCGGTCATTTTCGTCCGGGAACGCCGTTGCCTTCCACGCGCGCACTGGCCCGCCAGCTCGGCATTTCGTTCCATACCGTACGCAAAGCCTACCAGCAACTTGAAGCCGAAGGGCTCCTCCACAGCCAGTCCGGACGCCGCTATCTGGTACGACCCGAAGCGACCCCCTCCCGGGAAACGCGTTTAGAGCGAGGGGCCGCCCTCATGCAGAAAACCCTGCACCAGCTTATCGGTCTCGGGCTCGAACCAGAAGATATTGAGTACCTGTTCCAGGAACAACTGGCATTGCTGGAAGATCAAGCGCCAACGCCCAAGGTGCTCTGCCTGGCCCCCACCCAGGAGCTGGCTGAATGTCTGATCGTGGGGGTGGGCGCGCCCTGGTCTGCGCTCATCGAGCCGGTCATTCCTGAGGCACTGGCCCACCACGAAGATGCCGACCTTATCGTGGCCCGGCATGCCGATCTGCATCGCTTTCGTCACCACCTTCCTCAAGTCCAATGGCTGGGCCTCATGGCATATCCTGACCCATCCGTGCTGGAACGCATCGCCACGCTGCTTCCTCGGGAAACACTTGGGTTGATTACGCTCCAGCCTGCGACCATCCCTCATCTGCTAACCGAGCTTCGCGTGGCTACAGGATTCGGAGGGCAGGTGCTGGCCGTGGCCATCGAAGAAAGTCGACACCACCTGCGTCCTCTACTTGAACAGGCCGATCTGCTGATCTGTACGCCCCAGAGCCGCCAACGTGTCTCAACCAGCAATCATTCGATCACCGTACTTTCGTTCCGAATCGGTGCAGAATCGCTTGAGATGCTTCAGCGTTATCTGCAGAGCATGTGACCAGCGTGCCCGTAATCCTTTACGCCTCTGCTGCTTTACTCATCCTGTGTGGAAGCGGCTGAGGCCTCGCTTTTTTCGCTCGACTCCTGGTCTTCACTGCCCGGATACTTCACCCGAATGTGATAAATAGCCAGCAGCATCTGCAAGAAAGTCTCCTTGATCTTCTGCAGATCGCGGAACGTCAGGTCGGTGTCATCCAGCTGGCCATCGTCAATCCGATCACGGAAGATCTGGTCGATCAGTGCTTCCAGCCGCTTGTGTGTAGGCTCCTCCAGCGAGCGACTGGCAGCCTCCACCGAGTCGGCCAGCATGAGAATGGCCGTTTCTTTGGAATTGGGCTTGGGGCCCGGATATCGAAACTCTGCATCCGGTAGCTCGGGGTCTCCCGTCTGTTCCACCGCCTTCCGATAGAAATACTCGATACGAGTAGTGCCATGGTGCATCGGAATGAAGTCCAGCACTTTCTTGGGCAGGCCATACTGGCGGCCGATCTCCAGTCCTTCTTTCACATGACTGGCAATAATCAAAGCGCTCATGCGTGGCTTGAGGTTTTCGTGGGGATTCATGCCGGGCCGCTGATTTTCGACAAAATACTCGGGCTTGACCATTTTGCCGATATCGTGATAAAGGGCTCCCACCCGAACCAGCAGGGCATGCGCCCCGATGGCGGCGGCTGCCGCTTCGGCCAGATTGGCTACCTGGAGCGAATGATTGAAGGTGCCCGGCGCCCGCAAGCTCAGTTCTTTCAGCAAGGGACGGTTGGTATCCGACAGCTCCAGCAGCGTCAGATCGGTCGTAATGTCAAAGGCGCGCTCGAAAACCCAGAGCAGTGGATAGGCCAGCAGTACCAGCATGGCGTTGATACCTACCAGCAAGAGATCGGAAAGGAAACGACCGCTGGCAGCTGGATGCCAGAGCGCTGAAGCCCCCAGTACTACCAGATAGCCCAGAAAGACCAGACCCGCACTTCGGAAGAACTGCCCCCGATTCTTGATGTCACGCACGCTGAAAATCCCCAGTGTACCGGCAAAAACCGTCGCAAACGCAAATTCAAAATCATAGCTCAGTAGGTGTCCTCCGATAAAAGCCAGTGTAATGGTACCAAAAAGCGCCACCCGAGAATCAAAAATTACGGTCAGCAGAATCGAAGCAATGGCGACCGGCACAGCATACATGGCCAGCGTAGGCAGTCGCACAGCAATGGCATAAAGCCCCAGAATGGCAGCAAATAGCAGCGCAATCAGAAACACCTGCGTGTTGTTTTCAAAAATCGGGCGTCGCAGCAGATAGAGATATAAAAAGAAAAACAGGTACGTAGCCAGCGTAACCAGCGTTTGTCCGAGCAACCGCCGCCAGAATAGTGCCGGTCCTCCCCGTTCCTGTTGGGCACGCTCGAGTGAGACGAGCTTACGCTTGATCTCTTCGGTTACCACCTGGCCACGCTGCACAATCACCTCGCCCGCTTTGACCAACCCATAGGTTGGCGAAAGACGGGCCTGCTGTTGCTGCCAGGCATGTAACGTCTCAGCACGCAGGTAAACATAGGAGGGCACCAGGATTGCTCGGTAAAACGCCAGCGCAATACTGGCCAGATCGGGCCGATCGTTCAACTGTCGGAGAAAGTATTCCCGCGCAGCACTATAGGCTTCATCCAGCCCAAAGACACGGTCTGCTGAAAGTAAGCGTTCGGTTCGCTCCGTTTCATTGCGCACGACAATCTCATCGGTCCGCACGCTATCGCGCGGCACGTCGAGCAGCCCCACCCGCAGTACCTGCACCCCAAAAGCCCAGGCCTCCTGGAGTAATACGGCATAGAGCGGCTCCCTTCCATCTCGTCGGACCACCTGCCCGGCCTCGCTTACTGCAGCCAAGTAATCTTCTGCCAGCAGCCGCCATTGCTCCGACGTCAACTTTACCCGTGCATTCCGCCGCAACTCCACATAGCGAATCGAATCGGTCTGGGCCGCAACTTGACGCCCTCGCAACAGGTTATGCCGATAACGAGCATAGGCATTAAAGATGGCTTCCAGCTGGGCACGCACCGTATCCCGGTTGGCCTCCATACGACGCAAGGCATTGGGCACCTCCCGAAAGTACGGGGGCGTCTGCAAAATGACCTGACGCCGTTCCCGAGCCAGCTGCTCTGCATCTTTGTACAGGGCAAAGTCAAAGGGAGCAACCAGCTCATTGTGTTGCCAGACCTCACCGACGCGCACGGTAAACTGGTACACACGTTCCCGCGGAAATGCAAGCAGTGTTAGCAGAATCAGGCCCAGCCAGATAGCTGCCTTGATCATCCACTGTCGGCGCCGCGCCTGGAGGGCCTCGGCTTCACGTCCACGCTCCAGCTGCTGTCCTACCGGCCGCGGGGCGCGACGTCCTCGCTGGAATCGTTCCCAGATACGCATGCAGGTGGTTCTTTCAACCCTGATTTAACGTCCGTACCTATGCACCAGCTGCTGCAAGGATCCAAGCAGGCCGGTCAGCAGCGCCCCCAGCAACGTATACCAGGGCCAGGCCAGCGTGCGCAGCTCACCCGTGGCGTCCGCAGCCAGCGTAAACAGCAAGCGACCGTCTGGACGAATACGCACCCCCAGAATCAACAATGTCATCAGCCCGATAGCTACCAGAAAGGCTACGATAGCCCACCGCGGTGAGACTCGCCGATTAAACCGCCCCAGCAGGAAAATGCCCAACAATCCACCGTAGGTAAACGAAGCGATCGATAACCCCAGCTCCACTACTGGATTATCAGTGCTTTCAAACAGACTGGCAAATCCCACGAAAACCAGGGCCCAGCCTAAGGTCAATAGCCGCGAAACCATCAGGGACTGCCGTCCCTTTAACGGCCGCCCACGCCACCGCTGATACAGATCGAACAGGGTTGAAGAAGCCAGGGCATTAAGCGAAGAGGAAAGGGTGCTCATGGCGGCTGCCAGAATACCGGCCAGCAACAATCCAGAAATACCGGGGGGCAATCCTTCGATAATAAAACGTGGAAAGACTTCGTCGGCCCGTGACAACCCCAGCTCCTGCGGAGAGGCCCCATAATACACCCAGAGCATCAGTCCGACCAGCAGAAACAGCGCAAACTGTCCCATCACAATCAACCCACTGCCGATCAGGGCCTTCTGGCTATCGCGCAGGTTTCGACAGGCCAGCAGCCGCTGCACCATCAGGTGGTCTGTCCCATGCGAAGCCATCGAAAAAACGGCTCCCCCCACAACGGCCGTTACAAATACGTACGGCTCGGTCATCCACCGCAGCGGATTGGTTTCGGCATCGGGCACCAGCAGGCGGGTCTTCCCGGCCGCCGAGGCCAGTCGCCACCAGTCATCCGGTACCCCCTGCCAGAGCACCCACAGAGCCCCCACTGCCCCGCCCACATACACCAGCAGCTGCAACACATCAAGCCAGACCACCGCTCGCAGTCCTCCGATCAGCGTATAGAGTACCGTCGCTCCGGCTACGACCAGGATCACTTCCAGATACGAAACCGATAGACCAGCCATATCGGCCATCACCTTCAGCGGAATAGCCGTGGCAAACAGCCGTACCCCATCGGCCAGCAGACGGGTCCCCAGAAAAACAAACGAAGCCGCCGTTTGCATACCCGGGCCAAAACGTTGCCCCAGAAAAGCATAGGCCGTCGTAAGCGAACCTTCAAAATAGCGGGGCAAAAGGAAAAAACTGACAGCTATTCGACCCAGTACATAACCGATCGTAAGCTTCCAGAAGCTCAGATCACCAACGTAGGCGACCGCCGGAATGCCAATCACCGTCAATGTGCTGGTCTCTGTAGCAACAACCGACAGACACAGCGCCCACCAGGGAAGTGTTCGGCCGCCCAGAAAGTAGTCAACCGCATTGCGCTGGCGCCCACCAGCCCACAGCCCCAGCGCAATGGAACCCACCAGGTAGCCTGTCAGGACCAGATAATCAAGGGAAGTTAGCACCGAAGACTAAGAGCGGAATCGCTGCTGCTGATCCTCTTCGTAGGCTTTGTAAATGGTCACCACATCTTCCAGCGAGCGCTGCAACGCTGCCAGACGAGCCGTCTGCACCAAGCTTACCTCATCACTAAGCGGGTGGCTGTCTTTCAACAGCGCAATGGCCGCATTGAACACATGCTGCATCATCAGACACACATCCTCTGCCCGTACGCGCATAGACATCTTACGCACCACTTTAATTTTTACGAACAACGTCCACCCTGGACAAAACCTGTTTCAGTCACAAATATCGACTTAGCGGCCTATTCTATAAAAAAATCCCCGCCCATGCAATACGGGCGGGGAATAAAACCCTCAGGCTGCTTTCTTCAGAAGCGAAAGTTCAGCATCAACCAGTATTTCTGTACATCAACACTCCAGGAACGGGCATCGTAAGCAGCATATTTTACCAGTAACGACAAATGAGGCGTCAGCACATAGCTGACCACCAGATTCAGTTCACGGCCATAAGGGATGGTGCCGTCATCGCTGGCAAAGTCGTGATAGACGCCGGTAACCTGCACACGTCCCCGTCGCACGCCCAGCGAAGCATACAGATCACGCAATCCCTGCGGCGGCGTGCGCAGGAATCGATCCGCCCACCCCTGGAAGGCATGCAGGGTAGCCAGGGGTGTGCTGAAAGCAATACCGTTGTTACTGGTAAACAGCTCCAGGGCACCGGAAACGGAGATCGTCCAGTCGTCTGGCTGCATGGTCAGCCCTACTAATCCATGCGTGTATTGCACGGCAAAGTCATTCGGGTTGTCGTAATAATCCCGCTGGTAGGCCCACTCACCTGTGTAGCGCAACGTCAACCGATCGGTAAGCAATCGCCTGCCCTCCAACCGGACACCGTAAGTCTGCACTGAGCGCATAGCATAGCCCTGCTCTTCATAGCCGATCCAGTAGCCGTAGACTACGATACGCATGGTCGGCCAACCCGTATAGGCCAGCCGAAACAGCGGAGCAGCCAGCCGTTGCCGTTGCGAAAGCACATTCTGCACCCGCCACAGATAGGCCCCCTCAATGACCAGCTTAGATAATAGTCGGCTCGTCACCGAAACGGCATCGTAAGTCTGTTCAAGCTGACGCCACCCCACGTTGCCGATAAAACGATGATTGTCGTAAGTGAGCCGCTGCCGGCCTATTCGAAGACGCGTCCGAGGAATCCAATGCATATCCAGCCAGAGCTGATTCAGCTCGGCCTTTTCCGGATCGGCCACTGTGGCATACTGCGTACGTCCATTACGCAGGCTGTTATAACGATCGGCCCCCACGGCCTGCAGTCCCTCAACCTCTCCATACACCTGGAAGCCTTTCAACACAGGCGTTCCATATCCCAGCCGCAGCCGCAGCGTCGACGCCCGTGCCGTTTCTTTACCAGTCTCATCCACCAGTTCGTAACGATACCGGGTATCCAGCCGCACCTGCCCCCACCTCCCCTGTGCCCGAATCGTATCGGCTGGTGCTGTCGCCCACGTCGTATGACCCCATCCCAGGCTCAGCCCCAGCAATAATCCCATTGTGCGTCGCATCATATCAGTCATTTTTGATTAATGATAATCAGGACTATCTTGTCCTAAACAAAAAACAACAATGTCCTCAAGGCAAGGTGAATACGTCAAGATTTGATCAGAAATGCACCAGATCAGCTATTGCTCGGTTACAGAGAGCCTGTACATAGCTCTAAGATTTTTCCCACCGTCAGGCCTTTATCGCCGGACTATGCGCAGCCCGACTACCATAAACGAACCTGCTGAAAAAGTTGCTGATTCCAGAAAGACGCCTATGCCTCATTGCGCTATCAGTGGATAGAGACTGGCTTCCAGAAACATATGCCCTGCCATCTCCCATCGTCGCCGCGGGCTTTCAAGAGGGAGCCCGTAAGCACGGTCATCTTCTGCGGCATAGTACAGACTGAGGCACCGCGTCTCCTCGTAGACCAACCTTCGCCGGATGTATCGCAGCGAGGGGCCTGCGCCTAACACCAGTTTCTCTTGCCTCTACCGAAGCAACCGAACCCGAAGTGCCAGGTTAATCCGCAGCTACCAGAGACGACCCTTATAGGAAGGCGGCAGTAAATCTGTCGGCAGATAGGAGACCGGTCCTCCTCTGGGCGATTGCCAATGAATGATAAATCCGCTTGATTTACCAAAAGAGATCTATAGATAGGACCCTGAAAATCAATCTCTTATTTCATTCCCAGCAATCGCAACAGGCCCTCTTCGTCGAGCATTGGGATCCCGAGCTGGCGAGCGCGCTCGTACTTGCTGCCCGGATTTTCGCCTACAACGACATAGTCTGTGTGGCGGCTGACGCTGCTGGCCACGCGGCCGCCTGCCCGTTTGATCAGCGCTTCGGCTTCCTTTCGGGTGAGATGAGGCAGCGTACCCGTCAGTACAAACGTCTTGCCGTGCACTGGACTCTCGGTAGCCGGTGCCTCTGCAAGCAACCGTTTTGTGTTGACACCCAGTTCTTTCAGCTCTTGGATCAGCTGTCGGTTATCTTCGACGCGGAACCAGTCCACAATGCTTTCGGCCGTAACCGGTCCTACGCCTTCAATAGCGGCCAGCTGCTCGACGGTAGCTGCGGCCAGCTCATCTATGGAAGCAAAATGCTGCACCAGCAGTTCGGCTGTCGTTTTACCCACATGCCGGATTCCCAGGCCAAAGAGCAGGCGGCTGAGCGGCCGCTGCTTCGAAGCTTCAATGGCCTGCAGCAGGTTGCGTGCCCGGGTCTCGGCAAAACCTTCCAGCTTCAGAAGGTCCTCCAGCCGTAGCCGGTACAGGTCCGACAGCCGACGCACCAGTCCCGACTCGGCCAGTTGCCGGGCCACCCGGCTACCCATCCCTTCAATATCCATAGCATCACGGCTGGCAAAATGCTCCAGCAAGCGCATGAACTGCGCCGGACAGTCCGAGGCCACGCAGTAATAGTCAACCTCGTCAGGCAGTCGCACCAGCGGACTACCGCACGAAGGGCACCGCTCGGGCATACGCCAGGGACGCTCATTACCTGTGCGTGCCTCGACGACGGGGCGCACCACCTGCGGAATCACGTCGCCGGCCCGAATGACGACCACCAGGTCGCCAA
This Rhodothermus sp. DNA region includes the following protein-coding sequences:
- the pruA gene encoding L-glutamate gamma-semialdehyde dehydrogenase, producing the protein MHNASPFPPVPKNEPVRSYAPGTPERASLRKRLQELKRETVEIKPIINGQEIATDRVETLHPPHERAHTLGTVHLGGPREAEMAIEAALKAREEWARMPWTERAAIFLKAAELLSGPWRDTLNAATMLGQSKNVHQAEIDAACELADFFRFNVYFMARIYQDQPLNAPGVWNRMEYRPLEGFVFAVTPFNFTSIQGNLPTAPALMGNTVVWKPATTAVYSAYFLYKLLEEAGLPPGVINMVPGHGPDVGDTVFASPHLAGLHFTGSTETFRRMWRTIGENIDRYRAYPRIVGETGGKDFIVAHASADPEAVATAIVRGSFEYQGQKCSAASRVYLPDSLWPRIREALLDQLREVKMGTVEDFTNFINAVIDKKAFDKIVGYIEEAKQNPNVKVLYGGNYSDKEGYFIEPTVLEVADPKHRTMCEEIFGPVVSIYVYPEARFEETLDLVNNTSPYALTGSIFARDRQAIQLATERLVDAAGNFYINDKPTGAIVAQQPFGGARASGTNDKAGSYLNLLRWVSPRAIKETFVPPRHFKYPYLEPDTEVAADQATMVSS
- a CDS encoding GntR family transcriptional regulator produces the protein MITLDRTQPLHEQLVAQLRYLIARGHFRPGTPLPSTRALARQLGISFHTVRKAYQQLEAEGLLHSQSGRRYLVRPEATPSRETRLERGAALMQKTLHQLIGLGLEPEDIEYLFQEQLALLEDQAPTPKVLCLAPTQELAECLIVGVGAPWSALIEPVIPEALAHHEDADLIVARHADLHRFRHHLPQVQWLGLMAYPDPSVLERIATLLPRETLGLITLQPATIPHLLTELRVATGFGGQVLAVAIEESRHHLRPLLEQADLLICTPQSRQRVSTSNHSITVLSFRIGAESLEMLQRYLQSM
- a CDS encoding HDIG domain-containing protein, with the translated sequence MRIWERFQRGRRAPRPVGQQLERGREAEALQARRRQWMIKAAIWLGLILLTLLAFPRERVYQFTVRVGEVWQHNELVAPFDFALYKDAEQLARERRQVILQTPPYFREVPNALRRMEANRDTVRAQLEAIFNAYARYRHNLLRGRQVAAQTDSIRYVELRRNARVKLTSEQWRLLAEDYLAAVSEAGQVVRRDGREPLYAVLLQEAWAFGVQVLRVGLLDVPRDSVRTDEIVVRNETERTERLLSADRVFGLDEAYSAAREYFLRQLNDRPDLASIALAFYRAILVPSYVYLRAETLHAWQQQQARLSPTYGLVKAGEVIVQRGQVVTEEIKRKLVSLERAQQERGGPALFWRRLLGQTLVTLATYLFFFLYLYLLRRPIFENNTQVFLIALLFAAILGLYAIAVRLPTLAMYAVPVAIASILLTVIFDSRVALFGTITLAFIGGHLLSYDFEFAFATVFAGTLGIFSVRDIKNRGQFFRSAGLVFLGYLVVLGASALWHPAASGRFLSDLLLVGINAMLVLLAYPLLWVFERAFDITTDLTLLELSDTNRPLLKELSLRAPGTFNHSLQVANLAEAAAAAIGAHALLVRVGALYHDIGKMVKPEYFVENQRPGMNPHENLKPRMSALIIASHVKEGLEIGRQYGLPKKVLDFIPMHHGTTRIEYFYRKAVEQTGDPELPDAEFRYPGPKPNSKETAILMLADSVEAASRSLEEPTHKRLEALIDQIFRDRIDDGQLDDTDLTFRDLQKIKETFLQMLLAIYHIRVKYPGSEDQESSEKSEASAASTQDE
- a CDS encoding sodium:solute symporter, translated to MLTSLDYLVLTGYLVGSIALGLWAGGRQRNAVDYFLGGRTLPWWALCLSVVATETSTLTVIGIPAVAYVGDLSFWKLTIGYVLGRIAVSFFLLPRYFEGSLTTAYAFLGQRFGPGMQTAASFVFLGTRLLADGVRLFATAIPLKVMADMAGLSVSYLEVILVVAGATVLYTLIGGLRAVVWLDVLQLLVYVGGAVGALWVLWQGVPDDWWRLASAAGKTRLLVPDAETNPLRWMTEPYVFVTAVVGGAVFSMASHGTDHLMVQRLLACRNLRDSQKALIGSGLIVMGQFALFLLVGLMLWVYYGASPQELGLSRADEVFPRFIIEGLPPGISGLLLAGILAAAMSTLSSSLNALASSTLFDLYQRWRGRPLKGRQSLMVSRLLTLGWALVFVGFASLFESTDNPVVELGLSIASFTYGGLLGIFLLGRFNRRVSPRWAIVAFLVAIGLMTLLILGVRIRPDGRLLFTLAADATGELRTLAWPWYTLLGALLTGLLGSLQQLVHRYGR
- a CDS encoding alginate export family protein; this translates as MMRRTMGLLLGLSLGWGHTTWATAPADTIRAQGRWGQVRLDTRYRYELVDETGKETARASTLRLRLGYGTPVLKGFQVYGEVEGLQAVGADRYNSLRNGRTQYATVADPEKAELNQLWLDMHWIPRTRLRIGRQRLTYDNHRFIGNVGWRQLEQTYDAVSVTSRLLSKLVIEGAYLWRVQNVLSQRQRLAAPLFRLAYTGWPTMRIVVYGYWIGYEEQGYAMRSVQTYGVRLEGRRLLTDRLTLRYTGEWAYQRDYYDNPNDFAVQYTHGLVGLTMQPDDWTISVSGALELFTSNNGIAFSTPLATLHAFQGWADRFLRTPPQGLRDLYASLGVRRGRVQVTGVYHDFASDDGTIPYGRELNLVVSYVLTPHLSLLVKYAAYDARSWSVDVQKYWLMLNFRF